A single region of the Pseudomonadota bacterium genome encodes:
- the mutM gene encoding bifunctional DNA-formamidopyrimidine glycosylase/DNA-(apurinic or apyrimidinic site) lyase — protein sequence MPELPEVEVVCRGLAPLLTGHTIRKISYSDSRLRLPYPLGIASELITGSPVRAIRRRAKFIVVHFTNNCCLIIHLGMTGRLGLFPADTPARKHDHGFWLLDNGMELRFNDTRRFGSIQATVTREETERVFENFGPDPFSPSFCAAYLLDKAKQRKGAIKAFLMDNHVVPGIGNIYASETLFAAGIHPEKHSCDLNPKEWLEIVRQSRRILRAAIKNGGTTIANYVNSSGEKGYFQVKLSVYGRNGMPCKKCGTPVQRSVLCGRATFFCPACQKN from the coding sequence ATGCCTGAACTTCCAGAAGTAGAAGTGGTCTGCCGGGGCCTGGCCCCTCTCCTTACCGGACATACAATCCGGAAAATCAGCTACAGCGATTCAAGATTGCGTCTGCCCTACCCTTTGGGGATAGCATCCGAACTGATTACCGGGAGTCCTGTCCGGGCAATCAGGCGCAGGGCAAAATTCATCGTTGTTCATTTCACCAACAATTGTTGTCTGATCATTCACCTGGGGATGACCGGGCGCCTTGGCCTGTTCCCGGCGGATACGCCAGCCCGAAAGCACGACCACGGGTTCTGGCTTCTCGACAACGGCATGGAGTTGCGATTTAACGATACCCGCCGGTTCGGATCAATCCAGGCAACAGTCACAAGGGAGGAGACGGAAAGAGTATTCGAAAACTTCGGGCCCGATCCTTTCTCACCTTCCTTCTGCGCAGCATATCTTCTTGACAAGGCGAAGCAGCGCAAGGGTGCGATTAAAGCTTTTCTCATGGACAATCACGTTGTCCCCGGCATAGGAAACATCTATGCCAGTGAAACATTGTTTGCCGCCGGTATTCACCCGGAAAAACATTCCTGTGACCTGAATCCGAAAGAGTGGCTGGAAATTGTCAGGCAGAGCCGCCGGATCTTAAGGGCTGCCATCAAGAATGGCGGGACAACTATTGCCAATTACGTCAACAGCAGCGGAGAAAAAGGATACTTCCAGGTCAAACTTTCGGTTTACGGCCGAAACGGAATGCCCTGTAAAAAATGTGGGACCCCCGTCCAACGGTCTGTTCTATGTGGTCGGGCGACTTTTTTCTGCCCGGCATGTCAGAAAAATTAA
- a CDS encoding RDD family protein, with translation MIVRCPECGRKGKLDDGFAGKRVSCPACAVTFVAEAVNGTAKQTKWYYAVGDEKKGPVNQQVFDSLVKDGTIGAETLVWCKGMDNWLAYNESRMSLAAGDQVCSECLKSFQPSKMMDHEGRLVCERCKLALLHKKHELQDEANVQPGDSSGLVSGGLGSRFMAKIIDMIFMLAIGGMVEGVSRKFFSDYYVAGTLNNAFAITLVVNMLLGVFYITWFVGKFGATPGKMVARLKIVNGDGAKIGYGLAFGRYCGEFIVVALTLMIGYLVALFDRRRRTLHDRLCNTWVVKA, from the coding sequence ATGATAGTCAGATGTCCCGAGTGCGGCAGGAAGGGGAAGCTCGATGACGGATTTGCTGGCAAGAGGGTAAGCTGTCCTGCTTGTGCCGTAACCTTTGTTGCCGAGGCAGTTAACGGCACGGCAAAGCAGACAAAATGGTATTACGCGGTAGGTGACGAGAAAAAAGGTCCTGTGAATCAACAGGTTTTTGATTCGCTGGTCAAAGACGGGACCATTGGCGCAGAGACTCTGGTCTGGTGCAAGGGCATGGACAACTGGCTCGCATATAATGAGTCACGCATGTCGCTTGCCGCCGGAGATCAAGTCTGCAGTGAATGTCTGAAAAGTTTTCAGCCTTCAAAAATGATGGATCATGAGGGAAGGTTGGTCTGTGAGAGATGCAAGCTCGCTCTTCTCCACAAGAAGCATGAACTGCAGGATGAGGCGAATGTTCAGCCGGGGGATTCTTCCGGTCTGGTCAGCGGTGGACTCGGGAGCAGATTCATGGCCAAGATTATCGATATGATCTTCATGCTGGCTATTGGCGGCATGGTTGAAGGGGTAAGTCGAAAATTTTTCTCTGACTATTACGTGGCAGGGACTCTGAATAATGCTTTTGCCATTACCCTTGTTGTCAACATGCTCCTGGGTGTTTTTTATATTACCTGGTTTGTCGGAAAATTCGGCGCAACGCCCGGCAAAATGGTTGCCAGGCTGAAGATTGTGAATGGGGATGGAGCGAAGATTGGATATGGCCTGGCGTTCGGCAGATATTGCGGGGAGTTTATTGTTGTCGCCCTGACCCTGATGATCGGATATCTGGTTGCCCTTTTTGATAGACGGAGAAGAACCCTGCATGACCGCTTATGCAATACCTGGGTAGTGAAAGCCTGA
- the bioF gene encoding 8-amino-7-oxononanoate synthase translates to MDFLNRWLLNAEKEGLCRELTPVSREVGRPISVAVREGFQSLFDFSSNDYLALSHHPALSAAALEALNKYGTGAGSARLMSGDLEIFHQLENETALLKGNEAALLFGSGYLANVGVIPALVGRGDTIFTDRLNHASIYDGCRLSGARLVRFRHNDIDHLETMLRKNSGAGRSLLIVESVYSMDGDICPLADLVALKNRFSTLLMVDEAHATGVFGSSGGGVISREGVEQDVDVAMGTYGKALGSYGAYVSGTALMIRFLLNRARSFVFTTALPPAVAAASLAAVRLVRNEPSRREKLFVKATCFKEALRNGGVSGIPGPSQIVPLMVGDNHQAVLLADECRRQGVFATAVRPPTVPAGEARLRFSVTLHHSHQDLIDTAGKIVSISEKLSIPLSF, encoded by the coding sequence ATGGACTTCCTGAATCGATGGCTGCTGAATGCTGAAAAAGAAGGCCTGTGCCGGGAGTTGACTCCGGTCAGCAGAGAGGTCGGCCGGCCGATTTCAGTTGCTGTTCGTGAAGGGTTTCAAAGCCTTTTTGATTTCTCTTCCAATGATTATCTTGCATTGTCGCACCATCCGGCGCTTTCAGCCGCAGCCCTTGAGGCACTCAATAAATACGGCACCGGTGCCGGATCTGCCCGGTTGATGAGCGGTGATCTTGAAATCTTCCATCAGCTTGAAAATGAAACAGCCCTCCTGAAAGGGAACGAGGCCGCCCTGTTGTTCGGAAGCGGGTATCTTGCCAATGTCGGGGTGATCCCGGCCTTGGTGGGTCGTGGTGATACCATCTTTACCGACCGCTTGAATCACGCCAGTATCTATGACGGGTGCCGTTTGTCCGGCGCCCGACTTGTCCGGTTCAGGCATAACGATATCGATCACCTTGAAACGATGCTCCGGAAGAACAGCGGTGCCGGAAGATCCCTGCTCATCGTCGAATCGGTGTACAGCATGGATGGTGATATCTGCCCGCTTGCTGATCTTGTCGCCCTCAAGAACAGATTTTCTACTCTGCTGATGGTGGATGAGGCACATGCCACCGGGGTTTTCGGCAGCAGTGGCGGAGGGGTGATCAGCCGGGAGGGGGTTGAACAGGATGTGGATGTTGCCATGGGCACCTATGGCAAGGCCCTTGGAAGTTATGGTGCTTACGTCTCCGGAACCGCCCTGATGATTCGCTTTCTGCTGAACCGGGCCCGCAGTTTTGTTTTCACGACGGCGTTGCCCCCGGCGGTTGCCGCAGCGTCATTAGCTGCGGTGCGGCTTGTGAGGAATGAACCTTCGCGGCGGGAAAAACTCTTTGTCAAGGCGACCTGTTTTAAAGAGGCCCTGCGGAATGGAGGGGTGTCAGGGATCCCCGGTCCATCGCAGATTGTGCCTCTGATGGTGGGGGATAATCATCAAGCTGTTTTGCTGGCCGATGAGTGCCGGAGGCAGGGGGTTTTTGCCACGGCGGTCAGGCCGCCAACGGTACCGGCAGGGGAAGCCCGGCTGCGTTTTTCCGTGACTCTGCATCATTCACATCAGGATCTGATCGATACGGCCGGGAAAATTGTCTCAATCAGTGAAAAGCTTTCCATCCCCCTTTCTTTTTAA